A region from the Streptomyces tsukubensis genome encodes:
- the lanKC gene encoding class III lanthionine synthetase LanKC, which yields MNPEYGVYCQTDGDFYDAPHRADGTATPDASLFEPARDPAPEGWETHRSGDWLSFHPAGVELPAQGWKIHVSAAADNAASVLRRVHGHCLAHRIPHKFVPAPRLLHLRNAKYADRAGSGKFITVYPPAEDSFQEICEALTGLLDGEHGPYVLSDLRLGEGPVYVRYGAFAARYCLGPDGRPVPAVANPEGTLVPDPRGPFLRIPGWVDPPAFLRPHLDAREALGTTGTPYEIEAALHFSNGGGVYRARDSRTGETVVLKEARPHAGLAADGADAVARLESERTALEQLAGFDCVPAVREAFDLGGHRFLALEHIEGNTLNTLLARRYPLSAPDPAPEALAEHAAWVERIHGLVEDAVRRIHARGLVFSDLHMNNIMVSEDESRVVLLDFEAAFPATDEDRRQIVANPAFVAPADRTGTGIDRYALACLRIALLAPLTTLFFIDRGLAPRMARDTARLFGTGEAALVPAVREIVRGRPGEHAPEPAVPEPDDWPWSRDSMARAIAASFTPEREDRCFPGDITQFATPVGGQCFGTGAAGVLHALHETGAPPCPEAVEWLLTRTKTVAPGTPPGFHDGLAGIAWTLNRLGHRDRAAELAHLVAEQPLDRLTPDLHSGQAGIALAFDELARDASGSDATAFAAAADRCAAYAAGSLTEGRPSPRTGLLHGATGLALLFVRRYESTGDPALLDLARTALARDLDRCKPGKSGELMVVEGKRLMPYLGAGSAGIAVVLDEYLAHRPDERFEAARETIAPALRAAFYVQPGLYRGVAGLVLHLARTPAGDPAERRSAVERHTRLLGLQATPYRGDLAFPGEQMMRRSMDLATGTAGVLLALGSAYGDTPAALPFLPPPPRPTDRPHPGVAHHQPSPR from the coding sequence TCGAGCCCGCCCGCGACCCCGCCCCCGAGGGCTGGGAGACCCACCGCAGCGGCGACTGGCTGAGCTTCCACCCCGCCGGCGTGGAACTGCCCGCCCAGGGCTGGAAGATCCACGTCTCGGCCGCGGCCGACAACGCCGCCTCCGTCCTCCGCCGGGTCCACGGCCACTGTCTGGCCCACCGGATCCCGCACAAGTTCGTCCCCGCCCCCCGCCTGCTCCACTTACGAAACGCCAAGTACGCGGACCGCGCGGGCAGCGGCAAGTTCATCACCGTCTATCCCCCCGCCGAGGACTCCTTCCAGGAGATCTGCGAGGCGCTGACCGGACTCCTCGACGGCGAGCACGGGCCGTACGTCCTGAGCGACCTGCGGCTCGGCGAAGGCCCGGTCTACGTGCGGTACGGAGCCTTCGCCGCCCGCTACTGCCTCGGCCCCGACGGCCGCCCCGTGCCCGCCGTCGCAAACCCCGAGGGGACCCTCGTCCCCGATCCGCGCGGCCCCTTCCTGCGGATACCCGGCTGGGTCGACCCGCCCGCCTTCCTCCGCCCGCACCTCGACGCCCGCGAGGCCCTCGGCACCACCGGGACACCGTACGAAATCGAAGCCGCCCTGCACTTCTCCAACGGCGGCGGCGTCTACCGGGCCCGCGACAGCCGCACCGGGGAGACCGTCGTCCTCAAGGAGGCCCGGCCCCATGCCGGACTCGCCGCCGACGGCGCCGACGCCGTCGCCCGGCTGGAGTCCGAACGCACGGCGCTGGAGCAGCTCGCCGGATTCGACTGCGTACCCGCCGTCCGTGAGGCCTTCGACCTCGGCGGCCACCGCTTCCTGGCTCTGGAGCACATCGAGGGCAACACCCTCAACACCCTCCTCGCCCGGCGCTATCCGCTCTCCGCGCCCGACCCCGCGCCCGAAGCCCTCGCCGAACACGCCGCCTGGGTCGAGCGCATCCACGGACTCGTCGAGGACGCCGTACGCCGGATCCACGCCCGCGGCCTCGTCTTCAGCGATCTGCACATGAACAACATCATGGTCAGCGAGGACGAGTCCCGTGTCGTCCTCCTCGACTTCGAGGCCGCGTTCCCGGCCACGGACGAGGACCGCCGGCAGATCGTCGCCAACCCGGCCTTCGTCGCCCCCGCCGACCGCACCGGCACCGGCATCGACCGGTACGCCCTCGCCTGTCTGCGCATCGCCCTGCTCGCGCCCCTGACCACCCTCTTCTTCATCGACCGCGGCCTAGCCCCCCGGATGGCCCGTGACACGGCGCGCCTCTTCGGCACCGGCGAAGCCGCCCTCGTCCCCGCCGTCCGCGAGATCGTCCGCGGCAGGCCCGGCGAACACGCGCCCGAACCCGCCGTCCCCGAACCGGACGACTGGCCCTGGAGCCGGGACTCCATGGCCCGCGCGATCGCCGCCTCCTTCACCCCCGAACGCGAGGACCGCTGCTTCCCCGGCGACATCACCCAGTTCGCCACCCCGGTGGGCGGCCAGTGCTTCGGCACCGGCGCCGCCGGAGTCCTCCACGCCCTGCACGAGACCGGCGCGCCGCCCTGCCCGGAAGCCGTCGAATGGCTGCTGACCCGGACCAAGACCGTCGCCCCCGGCACCCCGCCCGGCTTCCACGACGGACTCGCGGGCATCGCCTGGACCCTCAACCGCCTCGGCCACCGCGACCGGGCCGCCGAACTCGCCCACCTCGTGGCCGAACAGCCCCTCGACCGGCTCACCCCCGATCTCCACAGCGGGCAGGCCGGAATCGCCCTCGCCTTCGACGAACTGGCCCGGGACGCCTCCGGCTCCGACGCCACCGCCTTCGCCGCGGCGGCCGACCGCTGCGCCGCCTACGCCGCCGGATCCCTGACCGAAGGGCGCCCCTCGCCCCGCACCGGGCTGCTGCACGGCGCCACCGGCCTCGCCCTCCTCTTCGTACGGAGGTACGAGTCCACCGGCGATCCGGCCCTGCTCGACCTGGCCCGGACCGCACTCGCCCGCGACCTGGACCGCTGCAAACCCGGCAAGTCCGGAGAGCTGATGGTCGTCGAGGGCAAACGGCTGATGCCCTACCTCGGGGCCGGCAGCGCCGGAATCGCCGTCGTCCTCGACGAGTATCTGGCCCACCGCCCCGACGAGCGGTTCGAAGCCGCCCGGGAGACGATCGCGCCCGCCCTGCGCGCCGCCTTCTACGTCCAGCCCGGGCTCTACCGGGGCGTCGCCGGACTCGTCCTCCACCTCGCCCGCACCCCCGCGGGTGACCCCGCCGAACGGCGCAGCGCCGTCGAGCGCCACACCCGGCTCCTCGGCCTCCAGGCCACCCCCTACCGGGGCGACCTCGCCTTCCCCGGAGAGCAGATGATGCGCCGGTCCATGGACCTGGCCACCGGCACCGCCGGGGTACTGCTCGCCCTCGGCAGCGCGTACGGGGACACCCCGGCCGCCCTGCCGTTCCTCCCGCCGCCACCGCGGCCCACAGACCGGCCCCATCCAGGGGTCGCGCACCACCAACCGTCCCCACGATGA
- a CDS encoding SapB/AmfS family lanthipeptide, whose translation MKEFVMALLDLQALEITEDEAFGDVETGSNLSLTSCGHNSHLSLLAC comes from the coding sequence ATGAAGGAGTTTGTCATGGCGCTTCTCGACCTCCAGGCCCTTGAGATCACCGAGGACGAGGCTTTCGGCGACGTCGAGACGGGCAGCAACCTCAGCCTGACGTCCTGTGGTCACAACAGCCACCTGAGCCTGCTGGCCTGCTGA
- a CDS encoding ATP-binding cassette domain-containing protein: MSDARTTAPPHPSPSPSPSSRRSGRSGRADRALIAVLVLCTTAGALAAVALPAVLGRTLDRVVTGGEVPWAGLALCAALTAADAGLDALVALLGGTSTAARTARLRTEVLDRLLRAAPRDAGALPPGDLTTRVTANAADAASVPVTAAAAVPGALLPLGAAVALLLIDPWTGLALIAGLPAAVLLLRVLLRRSADAAADYQREQALVATRLTEALDGIATVRAAGTAAREHSRITEPLGRLAAHGRRTWRIQGTATGQAAVLMPLLTVVVLAVAGTRLAAGAITVGDLLAVSRYAVLALGLGALTGTLGALARGRAAAARLDPLLALAPVPHRSLVLPPGGPGTLELRDVGVVRDGRTLLEGITLTVPGGTSAAVVGRSGAGKSLLAAVAGRLTDPDTGTVAVDGVPLDGADPIRLRHDIGYAFARPALLGTTVEDAVALGPDRPGPGAVDTALRDASADGFVALLPAGARTPLAGAPLSGGEYQRLGLARAFVRDARLLVLDDATSSLDTVTEARIQHALARRAGTCTRLLVAHRAATAAAADQVVWLDGGRLRATGRHTDLWRDPEYRAVFSTPDPAEAPDPAEAPDSAEAPEAPELLEPPEPPGPSGARDDSHSLPAPSHALTAAEEPS; this comes from the coding sequence ATGAGCGACGCCCGCACCACCGCTCCGCCGCACCCGTCCCCGTCCCCGTCCCCGTCTTCACGGAGGTCCGGCCGCTCCGGCCGGGCCGATCGGGCCCTGATCGCCGTCCTCGTCCTCTGCACCACCGCGGGCGCCCTCGCCGCCGTCGCGCTCCCCGCCGTACTCGGCCGGACCCTGGACCGGGTGGTCACCGGGGGCGAAGTCCCCTGGGCCGGACTGGCGCTCTGCGCCGCACTGACCGCCGCCGACGCGGGGCTCGACGCACTCGTCGCCCTCCTCGGCGGCACCAGCACCGCCGCCCGCACCGCCCGGCTCCGCACCGAAGTCCTCGACCGGCTGCTGCGCGCGGCCCCGAGGGACGCCGGTGCCCTGCCGCCCGGGGACCTCACCACCAGGGTCACCGCCAACGCGGCCGACGCCGCGTCCGTCCCCGTCACGGCCGCGGCCGCCGTCCCCGGCGCGCTGCTGCCCCTCGGCGCCGCCGTCGCCCTGCTCCTCATCGACCCGTGGACCGGCCTCGCCCTCATCGCCGGACTCCCCGCCGCCGTCCTCCTGCTCCGTGTCCTGCTGCGGCGCAGCGCCGACGCCGCCGCCGACTACCAGCGCGAACAGGCCCTCGTCGCCACCCGGCTGACGGAGGCGCTCGACGGCATCGCCACCGTCCGCGCCGCCGGTACGGCGGCCCGCGAGCACAGCAGGATCACCGAACCACTCGGCCGCCTCGCCGCCCACGGCCGCCGCACCTGGCGCATCCAGGGCACCGCCACCGGCCAGGCCGCCGTCCTGATGCCCCTGCTGACCGTGGTCGTCCTCGCCGTCGCGGGCACCCGGCTCGCCGCGGGCGCGATCACGGTCGGCGATCTCCTCGCCGTCTCGCGGTACGCGGTACTCGCCCTCGGCCTCGGCGCCCTCACCGGCACCCTCGGCGCCCTCGCCCGGGGCCGCGCCGCCGCCGCCCGGCTGGACCCGCTGCTCGCCCTCGCACCCGTACCGCACCGCTCCCTCGTCCTGCCGCCCGGCGGCCCCGGCACCCTCGAACTCCGGGACGTCGGCGTCGTCCGCGACGGCCGGACCCTGCTGGAGGGCATCACGCTCACCGTGCCCGGCGGCACGTCCGCGGCCGTCGTCGGCCGCTCCGGCGCCGGGAAATCGCTGCTCGCCGCCGTCGCCGGACGGCTCACCGACCCCGACACCGGGACCGTCGCCGTCGACGGCGTCCCCCTGGACGGCGCCGACCCGATCCGGCTCCGGCACGACATCGGCTACGCCTTCGCCCGCCCCGCCCTCCTCGGCACCACGGTCGAGGACGCCGTCGCACTCGGCCCCGACCGGCCCGGACCCGGAGCCGTCGACACCGCGCTCCGCGACGCCAGCGCCGACGGATTCGTCGCCCTGCTGCCCGCCGGAGCCCGGACCCCGCTCGCCGGAGCGCCCCTCTCCGGCGGCGAGTACCAGCGCCTCGGACTCGCCCGGGCCTTCGTCCGCGACGCCCGCCTCCTCGTCCTCGACGATGCCACCTCCAGCCTCGACACCGTCACCGAGGCCCGTATCCAGCACGCCCTCGCCCGCCGGGCCGGGACCTGCACCCGGCTGCTGGTCGCCCACCGCGCGGCCACCGCGGCCGCCGCCGACCAGGTGGTCTGGCTGGACGGCGGGAGGCTGCGCGCGACCGGGCGCCACACCGACCTGTGGCGCGATCCGGAGTACCGGGCGGTCTTCAGCACACCCGACCCCGCAGAGGCCCCCGACCCCGCAGAGGCGCCCGACTCCGCAGAGGCGCCCGAAGCCCCCGAGCTGCTCGAACCACCGGAACCGCCCGGTCCCTCCGGCGCCCGAGACGACTCCCACTCCCTCCCCGCGCCCTCCCACGCCCTCACCGCGGCCGAGGAGCCGTCATGA
- a CDS encoding ATP-binding cassette domain-containing protein: protein MTGAPDDVSGAHGSNDSRGSSHSGSGRRAEQRALRRVAAEGLPFLRARTRVLRGLLGWSLLEFAQTFAGGYAVARALDDGFLAGEPRTGTLWLALAAVAVVPAFLAQRGVFAGLADLVEPLRDGLVRRATARALTTEGGNPTTGTGAVSRVTHQSEIARDGWAGLVLALRGFVFTSAGALAGLATLSPLLLVVVLPPLLLGTGLFLATLIPMGARQRDYLDADEAFAAHTGRTTAALRDIAATGAADPIAGRSRELAEAQTAAARSLARWSALRIIALAVGERLPPVLLLAAAPWLMDHGLTTGGLIGAFTYLTTSLAPALNALLAALGTAGGRLLVVLDRFTGRAELPPDPAAAPDGRGAVHRTVPRTAAVVPVPRAELRQVSFAYGPRARPVLDRLDLRLLPGDHLAVVGPSGSGKSTLAAVLAGVARPTAGEVRWLGRPAAGQEPTAVRTLLPQQPYVFTGTLRDNLRYLRPGAPDGDLAAAVTAIGLDALAARLGGLDAPLDPRRLSQGERQLVALGRAHVATAPLLVLDEATSHLDPAAEARAETALAARADTLVVVAHRLSSARRAARVLVMDGTRTEEGTPDELLTRSALFRELTGRWAPPQAPEAPPGQADQADQAVRSSR from the coding sequence ATGACCGGTGCACCCGACGACGTATCCGGCGCCCACGGAAGCAACGACTCCCGCGGAAGCAGCCACTCCGGCTCCGGACGCCGGGCCGAACAGCGCGCCCTGCGCCGCGTCGCCGCCGAAGGCCTGCCCTTCCTCCGGGCCCGCACCCGGGTGCTCCGCGGACTGCTCGGCTGGTCCCTGCTGGAGTTCGCGCAGACCTTCGCGGGCGGATACGCCGTCGCCCGCGCCCTCGACGACGGCTTCCTCGCCGGAGAACCCCGTACCGGAACGCTCTGGCTGGCGCTCGCCGCCGTCGCCGTCGTCCCCGCCTTCCTCGCCCAGCGCGGCGTCTTCGCCGGCCTCGCCGACCTCGTCGAACCCCTGCGGGACGGTCTGGTACGGAGGGCCACCGCCAGGGCCCTGACCACGGAAGGGGGCAACCCCACCACGGGCACCGGAGCAGTCTCCCGGGTCACCCACCAGAGCGAAATCGCCCGCGACGGCTGGGCCGGACTGGTCCTCGCGCTCCGGGGATTCGTCTTCACCTCCGCCGGGGCGCTCGCCGGACTCGCGACCCTCTCCCCGCTGCTGCTCGTCGTCGTCCTGCCGCCGCTGCTGCTCGGCACCGGACTCTTCCTCGCCACCCTGATCCCGATGGGCGCCCGGCAGCGGGACTACTTGGACGCCGACGAGGCCTTCGCCGCGCACACCGGCCGGACCACCGCCGCCCTCCGCGATATCGCAGCCACCGGGGCGGCCGACCCGATCGCCGGGCGCAGCCGGGAGCTCGCCGAAGCCCAGACCGCCGCCGCCCGCTCCCTCGCCCGCTGGTCCGCCCTGCGGATCATCGCGCTCGCCGTCGGCGAACGGCTGCCCCCAGTCCTGCTCCTGGCCGCCGCCCCCTGGCTGATGGACCACGGACTGACCACCGGCGGACTCATCGGCGCCTTCACCTATCTGACGACGTCCCTCGCGCCCGCGCTCAACGCCCTGCTGGCCGCCCTCGGCACGGCAGGCGGACGGCTCCTCGTCGTCCTGGACCGGTTCACCGGACGGGCCGAACTGCCCCCCGACCCGGCCGCGGCACCCGACGGCCGGGGCGCCGTGCACCGTACCGTCCCGCGCACCGCTGCCGTCGTCCCGGTGCCCCGCGCCGAACTGCGGCAGGTGTCCTTCGCGTACGGCCCCCGGGCCCGGCCGGTTCTCGACCGGCTCGACCTGCGCCTGCTCCCGGGCGACCACCTCGCCGTCGTCGGCCCCAGCGGCAGCGGCAAGTCCACGCTCGCCGCCGTACTCGCCGGAGTGGCGCGGCCGACCGCCGGTGAAGTGCGCTGGCTGGGCCGCCCGGCCGCCGGTCAGGAGCCGACCGCGGTCCGTACCCTGCTGCCCCAGCAGCCGTACGTCTTCACCGGCACGCTCCGCGACAACCTCCGCTATCTGCGGCCCGGCGCGCCCGACGGCGACCTCGCGGCCGCCGTCACCGCCATCGGCCTCGACGCCCTCGCGGCACGCCTCGGCGGACTGGACGCGCCCCTCGACCCCCGCCGGCTCTCCCAGGGGGAGCGGCAGCTCGTCGCCCTGGGCCGGGCCCATGTGGCGACCGCGCCGCTGCTCGTCCTCGACGAGGCGACCAGCCATCTCGACCCGGCGGCCGAGGCCCGCGCGGAGACCGCGCTCGCGGCCCGCGCCGACACGCTCGTCGTGGTGGCGCACCGGCTGTCGTCCGCCCGGCGCGCCGCACGCGTTCTCGTGATGGACGGCACCCGCACCGAGGAAGGCACCCCGGACGAACTGCTCACGCGCTCCGCACTCTTCCGCGAACTGACCGGCCGCTGGGCTCCGCCGCAGGCCCCGGAGGCCCCTCCCGGCCAGGCGGACCAGGCGGACCAGGCGGTCCGTTCGTCCCGGTAG
- a CDS encoding response regulator transcription factor, with amino-acid sequence MTTVLLVHAVSLWRASLACLLSKDENLDVHATDKGGVRTAVQECPPDVIVTDLECPHSMEVLTFMESLRGAEESGPGLVVLARADRAGDLRRAGDAGAMGYVDKLGPVDSLGDAVGKVAAGGRHIDESLAFGLLNASEVPLSPRELRVLELAAEGESVTSIASALHLASGTVRNYLAAAIRKTGGRNRLDAIRLSRDFGWL; translated from the coding sequence ATGACGACGGTTCTGCTGGTCCATGCGGTATCTCTGTGGAGGGCCTCGCTGGCCTGTCTGCTGAGCAAGGACGAGAACCTCGACGTACACGCCACCGACAAGGGCGGCGTGAGGACCGCCGTACAGGAGTGTCCACCGGACGTGATCGTCACGGATCTTGAGTGTCCGCACTCCATGGAGGTGCTCACCTTCATGGAGTCCTTACGCGGTGCCGAGGAGTCGGGTCCTGGGCTGGTGGTCCTGGCGCGGGCCGACCGGGCGGGTGATCTGCGCCGCGCCGGAGACGCCGGGGCCATGGGGTACGTCGACAAGCTCGGCCCCGTGGACAGCCTCGGCGATGCGGTCGGGAAGGTGGCGGCGGGCGGGCGGCATATCGACGAGTCGCTCGCCTTCGGTCTGCTCAACGCCTCCGAGGTGCCATTGTCCCCCAGAGAGTTACGGGTGCTGGAGCTGGCCGCCGAGGGAGAGTCGGTGACGTCGATCGCCAGTGCGCTGCATCTGGCGAGCGGGACGGTGCGCAACTATCTGGCCGCGGCGATACGGAAGACGGGCGGCCGGAACCGGCTGGACGCGATACGGCTGTCCCGGGACTTCGGCTGGCTGTGA